A region from the Brassica napus cultivar Da-Ae chromosome C8, Da-Ae, whole genome shotgun sequence genome encodes:
- the LOC106415591 gene encoding protein NRT1/ PTR FAMILY 6.3-like: MSLPETKTQTLLDAWDFQGRPADRSKTGGWASAAMILCIEAVERLTTLGIGVNLVTYLTGTMHLGNATAANTVTNFLGTSFMLCLLGGFIADTFLGRYLTIAIFAAIQATGVSILTLSTIIPGLRPPRCDPTTSSHCVQASGIQLTVLYLALYLTALGTGGVKASVSGFGSDQFDETEPKERSQMTYFFNRFFFCINVGSLLAVTVLVYIQDDVGRKWGYGICALAIVLSLSIFLAGTNRYRFKKLIGSPMTQVATVLVAAWRNRRLELPSDPSFLYDLDDVIAAEGSMKSKQKLPHTNQFRSLDKAAIKDQEMAMTQNVHNKWTLSTVTDIEEVKQIVRMLPIWATCILFWTVHAQLTTLSVAQSETMDRHIGSFEIPPAAMAVFYIGGLLLTTAVYDRLAIPLCKKLFNYPHGLRPLQRIGLGLLLAATGMAVAALVEIKRLRTAHAHGPTVKTLPLGFSLLIPQYLIVGIGEALIYTGQLDFFLRECPKGMKTMSTGLLLSTLALGFFFSSVLVTIVEKVTDKAHPWIADDLNKGRLYNFYWLVAIIVALNFLVFLVFSKWYVYKEKRLADLGIELEDEPDIPMGH; the protein is encoded by the exons ATGTCTCTACCTGAAACTAAAACACAAACCCTTCTCGATGCTTGGGACTTCCAAGGCCGCCCAGCCGATCGTTCTAAGACCGGTGGATGGGCCAGCGCCGCCATGATTCTCT GTATTGAGGCGGTGGAGCGGTTGACGACGTTAGGTATCGGCGTTAATCTAGTGACGTATTTGACGGGAACTATGCATTTAGGCAATGCAACGGCGGCTAACACCGTCACCAACTTCCTCGGAACTTCGTTCATGCTATGTCTCCTCGGTGGCTTCATAGCGGACACCTTTCTTGGAAG GTACCTAACCATTGCTATATTCGCCGCTATCCAAGCAACT GGTGTTTCGATCTTAACCCTCTCAACTATCATACCGGGACTGAGACCACCAAGATGCGATCCAACGACCTCGTCTCATTGCGTACAAGCGAGTGGAATACAACTTACGGTCCTATACTTAGCCTTATACCTTACGGCCCTAGGAACCGGAGGAGTGAAGGCAAGCGTCTCCGGTTTTGGGTCAGACCAATTCGACGAGACCGAACCGAAAGAACGGTCCCAAATGACATATTTCTTCAACCGTTTCTTCTTTTGTATCAACGTCGGCTCTCTTTTGGCCGTGACGGTCCTTGTCTACATACAAGATGATGTTGGACGTAAATGGGGCTATGGCATTTGCGCGCTGGCAATCGTGCTTTCACTAAGCATTTTCTTGGCCGGCACTAATCGCTACCGTTTCAAGAAGTTGATTGGTAGCCCGATGACGCAAGTTGCGACGGTTCTTGTGGCGGCGTGGAGGAATAGGCGGCTCGAGTTGCCATCGGACCCGTCGTTTCTATATGACTTGGACGATGTCATTGCGGCTGAAGGTTCGATGAAGAGTAAACAAAAGTTGCCGCATACCAATCAGTTCCG GTCGTTAGATAAAGCAGCGATAAAGGACCAAGAAATGGCAATGACCCAAAACGTACACAACAAATGGACACTATCAACAGTAACTGATATTGAGGAAGTGAAACAAATTGTACGGATGTTACCAATTTGGGCAACATGCATCCTCTTTTGGACTGTCCATGCTCAACTAACGACATTATCGGTCGCGCAGTCCGAGACCATGGACCGTCACATTGGGAGCTTTGAGATTCCTCCAGCCGCAATGGCCGTATTCTATATTGGTGGCCTCCTCCTAACCACCGCCGTCTACGACCGTCTCGCGATTCCCCTATGCAAAAAGCTATTCAACTACCCCCACGGTCTGAGACCGCTTCAACGCATTGGTTTGGGTCTCTTACTCGCAGCCACGGGTATGGCCGTAGCTGCTTTGGTCGAGATCAAACGTCTTAGAACAGCACATGCCCACGGTCCAACAGTCAAAACCCTTCCTCTAGGGTTTTCTCTACTCATCCCACAATACCTTATTGTGGGTATCGGCGAGGCGTTGATCTACACAGGACAGCTAGATTTTTTCTTGAGAGAGTGTCCTAAAGGTATGAAAACAATGAGCACGGGTTTATTGTTGAGCACATTGGCTTTAGGGTTTTTCTTCAGCTCGGTTCTCGTAACCATCGTTGAGAAAGTCACTGATAAAGCTCATCCGTGGATAGCTGATGATCTCAACAAGGGCCGTCTATACAATTTCTATTGGCTTGTGGCAATAATTGTTGCTTTGAACTTCCTCGTTTTCCTTGTTTTCTCCAAGTGGTACGTCTACAAGGAGAAGAGACTAGCTGACCTTGGGATTGAGTTGGAAGATGAGCCAGACATTCCAATGGGTCATTGA
- the LOC106412148 gene encoding flavin-containing monooxygenase FMO GS-OX-like 2, with amino-acid sequence MAPGSNHPTASRHVAVIGAGAAGLVAARELRREGHSVVVLERGSQIGGVWAYTSQVEPDPLSLDPARPVVHSSLYKSLRTNIPRECMGFTDFPFATRPHDGSRDPRRHPGHSEVLAYLRDFAKEFDIEEMIRFETEVVRAEPVADEENIGKWIVESRSSDAVSDEIYDAVVVCNGHYTEPRHALVSGIDSWPGKQIHSHNYRVPDPFKDQVVIVIGSSASGVDICRDIAKVAKEVHVSSRSTSLETYEKLPGYDNLWLHPTIETAREDGSVVFKNGKTVYADTIMHCTGYKYYFPFLDTKGEMTVDDNRVGPLYKHVFPPALAPGLSFIGLPWQITPFPMFELQSKWVAAVLSGRVSLPSQDEMMEDTKAFYDKLEASGIPKRYTHLMPDDSQFEYDNWLADQCDYPRIEKWREEMFYIGFKRIYAQSATYRDNWDDDHLIVEAYNDFVKFMSSYPELLPMLKT; translated from the exons ATGGCACCTGGTAGCAATCATCCAACCGCCTCTCGTCACGTGGCAGTGATCGGAGCAGGAGCCGCCGGGCTCGTGGCTGCTCGTGAGCTACGTCGTGAAGGCCACTCAGTGGTCGTGTTAGAGCGGGGGAGCCAAATCGGAGGCGTGTGGGCTTACACCTCTCAAGTGGAACCTGACCCGCTAAGCCTAGATCCGGCCCGACCCGTAGTTCACTCCAGCCTCTACAAATCCCTACGCACCAACATCCCCAGAGAGTGCATGGGTTTCACCGACTTCCCTTTTGCGACCCGACCACACGACGGGTCGAGGGATCCGAGAAGACATCCGGGTCATAGCGAGGTTCTTGCTTACCTACGAGACTTTGCTAAAGAATTCGATATAGAGGAGATGATAAGGTTCGAGACGGAGGTTGTTAGGGCGGAGCCAGTGGCGGATGAGGAGAATATTGGGAAGTGGATAGTTGAGTCGAGAAGCTCCGATGCTGTCTCCGACGAGATATACGACGCCGTCGTGGTTTGTAACGGACACTATACTGAGCCACGCCATGCTCTTGTCTCTG GCATAGATTCATGGCCAGGCAAGCAAATTCATAGCCACAATTACCGTGTTCCTGATCCATTCAAAGATCAG GTAGTAATAGTGATCGGAAGCTCAGCGAGTGGCGTTGATATATGCAGAGATATAGCAAAAGTCGCTAAAGAAGTCCACGTATCGTCTAGATCGACTTCACTGGAGACCTACGAGAAGCTTCCCGGTTACGACAACCTATGGCTTCACCCAACG ATTGAAACTGCCCGCGAAGATGGTTCAGtggtttttaaaaatggaaagacGGTTTACGCAGATACCATTATGCACTGTACAGG GTACAAGTATTACTTCCCGTTTCTTGACACGAAAGGTGAAATGACAGTGGACGATAATCGTGTTGGACCGTTGTATAAGCATGTATTTCCTCCGGCTCTTGCCCCCGGCCTTTCGTTCATCGGCCTACCATGGCAG ATTACTCCTTTTCCGATGTTTGAGCTTCAAAGCAAATGGGTTGCAGCGGTTTTATCTGGACGGGTATCTCTTCCATCGCAAGACGAGATGATGGAAGACACTAAGGCTTTCTACGATAAGCTCGAAGCCTCGGGCATTCCCAAAAGATATACTCATTTGATGCCAGATGACTCCCAG TTTGAGTATGATAATTGGCTTGCGGATCAATGCGACTATCCACGGATAGAGAAAtggagagaagaaatgttttacATCGGTTTCAAGAGAATTTATGCACAATCCGCTACATACAGGGATAATTGGGACGATGATCACCTCATCGTAGAAGCATACAATGATTTTGTTAAGTTTATGTCAAGTTATCCAGAACTTTTGCCGATGCTGAAAACCTAA
- the LOC106415065 gene encoding flavin-containing monooxygenase FMO GS-OX5, giving the protein MAPSCSPINPLHVAVIGAGAAGLVAARELRRESHSVVVFERNTEVGGLWVYTPQSEPDPLSLDPNRTVVHSSVYDSLRTNLPRECMGYSDFPFVPRPEHDESRDPRRYPTHREVLAYLRDFAREFKLVEMVRFGTEVVLVEQDGRKWKIRSRNSDGVSRDEIFDSVVVCNGHYTEPRVAQIPGIDLWPGKQLHSHNYRVPDPFKDQVVVVIGNFASGSDISKDLTGVAKEVHIAARSKPSETYEKLPGADNLWLHPMIETACKDGSIVFKNGKVVQADTIVHCTGYIYHFPFLNTNGYITVDDNCVGPLYKHVFPPALAPGLSFIGLPWMTLLFTLFELQSKWVAAVLSGRVTLPSEDKMMEDTSALYAKRDANGFPKRYTHRLGVVGQAEYLNWIADQIGEPPVEQWRNKELEDGYVRLATQSDTFRDKWDDDHLIAEAYEDFLRQKLISAIPSQIFG; this is encoded by the exons ATGGCACCCTCTTGCAGTCCAATCAACCCACTCCACGTGGCAGTGATCGGAGCAGGAGCCGCCGGACTCGTAGCTGCGCGAGAGCTACGCCGGGAATCACACTCCGTCGTCGTCTTCGAACGCAACACAGAAGTCGGAGGTCTCTGGGTGTACACACCTCAAAGCGAACCGGACCCGCTTAGTctcgatccgaaccgaaccgtaGTCCACTCTAGCGTCTACGACTCGCTACGGACCAATCTCCCGAGAGAGTGTATGGGTTACAGCGACTTCCCTTTCGTTCCCCGACCAGAACACGACGAGTCTAGAGACCCGAGAAGGTATCCTACACACAGGGAAGTCTTGGCGTATCTTCGAGACTTCGCGAGAGAGTTCAAACTCGTGGAGATGGTTCGGTTCGGGACAGAAGTGGTTCTTGTCGAGCAAGATGGTCGGAAGTGGAAGATCCGATCAAGAAACTCCGATGGGGTGTCCAGGGATGAGATCTTTGACTCTGTGGTCGTGTGTAATGGACACTACACAGAGCCTCGTGTTGCTCAAATTCCTG GTATAGATCTATGGCCAGGGAAGCAACTTCATAGTCACAACTACAGAGTTCCTGATCCATTCAAAGACCAG GTTGTGGTAGTGATAGGAAACTTTGCTAGTGGATCAGATATCAGCAAGGACTTAACAGGAGTGGCTAAAGAAGTCCATATCGCAGCTAGGTCGAAACCGTCTGAGACATATGAGAAGCTTCCCGGGGCCGACAATCTATGGCTTCACCCTATg ATAGAAACCGCATGCAAAGATGGCTCCATTGTTTTCAAGAATGGTAAAGTTGTACAAGCAGATACTATTGTGCACTGCACCGGTTACATATATCACTTCCCATTTCTCAATACCAATGGCTATATCACCGTGGATGATAACTGTGTTGGACCGCTTTACAAACATGTGTTTCCTCCTGCACTTGCTCCGGGGCTTTCCTTCATCGGTTTACCCTGGATG ACATTACTATTCACTCTGTTTGAGCTTCAAAGCAAGTGGGTGGCTGCAGTTTTATCCGGTCGTGTCACACTTCCTTCAGAAGACAAAATGATGGAGGACACTAGCGCCCTCTATGCAAAGCGTGATGCTAACGGGTTTCCCAAGAGATACACGCATCGTCTTGGTGTCGTCGGTCAGGCTGAGTACCTCAACTGGATAGCTGATCAGATTGGTGAACCACCTGTTGAACAATGGAGAAACAAGGAATTAGAAGATGGCTATGTAAGACTTGCCACACAATCAGACACGTTCCGTGATAAGTGGGATGATGATCATCTCATTGCTGAGGCTTATGAGGACTTCTTGAGACAGAAGCTGATCAGTGCTATTCCCTCTCAGATATTTGGGTGA
- the LOC106414709 gene encoding WEB family protein At1g12150: MANIRVQKGPESPRTEVGEIDTRAPFQSVKAAVSLFGEVVSRQRSTTRRSRLSSESVCDKETQLMLAHKQFLKIKQKLDNAEITRSRALSDLSNAKKTMEELTNKLEAVNKSKQSAIDTKETVQQREDQLEHDKSHGSPPHHHELDVAREQYLSTTIELDAAKQQLNKIKQSFDSAMDLKATALNQAAEAKRALQVNSAKVNELSKEIGDMKDAIHQLKLAATQNLEEYANIVKEKDDLRECYKTAVEEAEKKLLVLRKEYQPELSRNLEAKLIETTSEIEVLREEMKKAHESEMNTVKIITNELNEATMKLQEAADEEGSLRNLVNSLRMELEDMRREREELQQREAERLEVEERKKVEALKEESLRLEEKKQEALVARNEAEEMNRKIENLKKETDSAMIAAEEAEKRLELVIKEVEEAKAAEEKVREEMKMISQKQESKKQDEESSGSKIKITVQEFESLKRGAGETEKAVEKKLGDIAAELEEINKRKAEADNKLGASLKAIEEMKHATDLAQKAADSAEAAKSVVESELKRWRQKENVQHA, from the exons ATGGCGAACATTAGAGTACAAAAGGGTCCAGAATCTCCGAGGACCGAGGTCGGAGAGATAGACACAAGAGCCCCGTTTCAGTCGGTGAAAGCTGCGGTGAGCTTGTTTGGTGAAGTAGTCTCAAGACAAAGAAGTACTACAAGAAGGTCTCGTCTCTCCTCTGAG AGCGTTTGCGACAAAGAAACACAGCTAATGCTAGCCCACAAGCAATTCCTCAAGATAAAACAAAAGCTAGACAACGCTGAGATCACAAGATCTCGTGCTCTCTCCGATCTCTCAAACGCCAAGAAGACAATGGAGGAGCTTACCAACAAGCTCGAAGCTGTTAACAAGTCTAAACAATCCGCTATTGACACCAAAGAAACAGTCCAACAGCGAGAAGACCAGCTTGAGCATGACAAGTCACATGGCTCTCCTCCTCACCACCACGAGCTTGACGTTGCAAGAGAACAATATCTCTCCACCACCATTGAACTCGACGCCGCAAAGCAGCAGCtcaacaaaatcaaacagaGCTTTGACTCCGCTATGGACTTGAAAGCCACGGCACTAAACCAAGCCGCAGAAGCGAAACGTGCGCTACAAGTAAACTCAGCCAAGGTCAACGAGCTTTCCAAAGAGATTGGTGATATGAAAGACGCGATTCATCAGCTCAAGCTAGCAGCCACTCAGAATCTTGAAGAGTATGCTAATATCGTTAAGGAGAAAGATGACTTAAGAGAATGTTACAAAACGGCAGTTGAGGAGGCAGAGAAGAAGCTACTAGTGTTGAGGAAAGAGTATCAGCCTGAGCTCTCAAGGAATCTTGAAGCTAAACTGATTGAAACAACCTCAGAGATCGAGGTtttgagagaagagatgaaGAAGGCTCATGAATCTGAGATGAACACGGTCAAGATCATTACAAACGAGCTTAACGAGGCTACGATGAAACTGCAAGAAGCTGCTGATGAGGAAGGCTCTCTAAGAAACTTGGTGAATTCCTTAAGGATGGAGCTTGAAGATATGAGAAGAGAGCGCGAAGAGCTGCAGCAGAGAGAAGCAGAGAGGTTAGAGGTTGAGGagaggaagaaggtggaagcTCTCAAGGAAGAGAGCTTGAGACTCGAGgagaagaagcaagaagctTTGGTAGCAAGAAACGAAGCTGAAGAGATGAATAGAAAGATAGAGAACTTGAAGAAAGAAACCGATTCCGCGATGATAGCTGCGGAGGAAGCAGAGAAGAGACTAGAGCTTGTTATAAAAGAAGTGGAAGAGGCTAAAGCAGCTGAAGAGAAGGTTAGGGAGGAGATGAAGATGATATCGCAGAAGCAAGAGAGCAAGAAACAGGACGAAGAATCGTCCGGTTCGAAGATAAAGATCACAGTGCAAGAGTTTGAGTCTTTGAAACGAGGAGCAGGGGAGACAGAGAAAGCAGTGGAGAAGAAGTTGGGAGATATAGCAGCTGAGCTTGAAGAGATCAATAAAAGAAAAGCAGAAGCGGATAACAAGCTTGGAGCTAGCCTTAAAGCTatagaggagatgaagcacGCAACGGACTTGGCTCAGAAGGCAGCAGACTCAGCAGAAGCTGCAAAGAGCGTAGTGGAAAGTGAGTTGAAGAGATGGCGTCAAAAAGAAAATGTACAACATGCTTAG
- the BNAC08G41550D gene encoding uncharacterized protein BNAC08G41550D, translated as MYFFGLSKEEVLSQKHDVSYKETFNQNPVTLFGRQVYPVNSKTSMSVDGSMKMKDIDLRLPGDHYAHLETGFHSAFEANKEKEALATNWSGKRDPKIVIDLEELPTTEDGTETEPSCLAGQISSYSLKVVDQPLVNDGSAGLLDLNRTPDDELVSQPEPHFCFLQDLNCPYVEETETSCEKSGVDDGPTSHSSPKCQNVHEKDGTESPASDTSCCTTENNLRRGSLDPSCRTRLEFPVLLENELCNEEEEEEFSEVMLMAAESLVHISAVSYQNQDCQDKVDKGNVEPRCCSCDSYELHTLGIRETNTEEEFCVSSKAMDKLNNITREDKKEFGLKLRRGRRMKNFQKEIVPSLASLSRHEIREDMNILEAVLRSREYKKMQGKTRDVKLGANTRNKRSVSQRYVGKRR; from the exons ATGTACTTCTTCGGTTTGTCCAAAGAAGAAGTGTTGTCACAGAAACATGATGTATCGTATAAAGAGACTTTTAATCAGAATCCAGTCACCCTGTTTGGGAGACAG GTGTATCCGGTGAATAGCAAGACCTCCATGTCTGTTGATGGGTCTATGAAGATGAAAGATATCGATCTTCGTCTTCCTGGAGATCACTATGCTCATTTAGAGACTGGATTTCATTCAGCGTTTGAAGCTAATAAGGAGAAAGAAGCGTTGGCCACAAACTGGAGTGGCAAGAGAGACCCAAAAATTGTTATTGATCTTGAAGAGCTTCCCACAACTGAGGATGGTACTGAAACAGAACCATCATGCTTAGCTGGTCAGATCAGCTCATACAGTCTAAAGGTGGTGGATCAACCTCTTGTAAATGATGGTAGTGCAGGTTTACTAGATCTAAATAGAACCCCGGATGATGAGTTGGTCTCCCAACCCGAACCTCATTTCTGTTTCTTACAAGATCTCAACTGTCCTTACGTCGAAGAGACTGAAACAAGCTGCGAGAAGAGTGGAGTAGATGATGGTCCTACGTCACATAGCTCTCCTAAATGCCAAAATGTACATGAAAAGGACGGTACAGAGTCTCCAGCTTCAGATACTTCTTGCTGCACCACTGAAAACAACTTAAGAAGAGGTTCACTGGATCCTTCTTGCCGTACCCGGCTTGAGTTTCCTGTCTTACTAGAGAACGAACTTTGtaatgaggaggaggaggaagagttCTCTGAAGTTATGCTAATGGCAGCTGAATCCTTAGTCCACATATCAGCAGTTTCATATCAAAATCAAGACTGTCAAGATAAGGTCGATAAGGGTAACGTGGAACCGAGATGCTGCTCCTGCGATTCATATGAGCTACACACATTAGGAATAAGAGAAACCAACACGGAAGAAGAGTTCTGCGTGTCATCAAAGGCTATGGATAAGCTTAATAACATCACAAGAGAGGACAAGAAAGAGTTTGGACTCAAGCTGAGGAGAGGAAGGAGAATGAAGAACTTTCAGAAGGAGATTGTCCCGAGCTTAGCGTCCCTCTCAAGGCACGAGATCCGTGAAGACATGAACATCTTGGAAGCGGTTTTGAGATCAAGAGAGTACAAGAAGATGCAGGGGAAAACGAGAGATGTCAAACTCGGAGCAAACACAAGAAACAAACGTTCGGTGTCGCAGAGGTACGTCGGTAAAAGAAGGTGA